In the genome of Rhizobium rhizogenes, one region contains:
- a CDS encoding site-specific DNA-methyltransferase, whose protein sequence is MAAVFPLADFRRAGFDRAGESDAWKDSIIKGDCVAALDALPSQSVDAIFADPPYNLQLGGTLHRPDQSLVDAVDDEWDQFASFEAYDAFTRAWLLACRRVLKPNGTIWVIGSYHNIFRVGSMLQNLDFWILNDIVWRKTNPMPNFKGRRFQNAHETMIWASRDPKAKNYTFNYDALKASNDDVQMRSDWLFPICSGNERLKGEDGKKVHPTQKPEALLARIIMASTKPGDIVLDPFFGSGTTGAVAKRLGRHFVGIEREQDYIDAASARIAAVEPLGKAELTVMTGKKAEPRVAFNTLVESGLVRPGQVLTDVRRRYSAIIRADGTLASGGTAGSIHRLGAKVQGLDACNGWTFWHFEDGDELKPIDDLRTIIRSEMAKAE, encoded by the coding sequence ATGGCAGCAGTTTTTCCGCTGGCCGATTTTCGGCGTGCCGGTTTTGATCGTGCGGGCGAGAGTGACGCCTGGAAAGACAGCATCATCAAAGGTGATTGTGTCGCTGCCTTGGATGCCCTCCCGAGCCAGTCGGTCGATGCGATTTTCGCCGACCCGCCCTATAACCTCCAGCTTGGCGGCACGCTGCACCGGCCCGATCAGTCGCTGGTCGATGCCGTCGATGACGAATGGGACCAGTTCGCCTCCTTCGAGGCCTATGACGCCTTCACCCGCGCCTGGCTGCTCGCCTGCCGCCGCGTGCTGAAACCGAACGGCACCATCTGGGTCATCGGCTCCTATCACAATATCTTCCGCGTCGGCTCCATGCTCCAGAATCTCGATTTCTGGATCCTCAACGATATCGTCTGGCGCAAGACCAACCCCATGCCCAATTTCAAGGGCCGCCGTTTCCAGAACGCGCACGAGACGATGATCTGGGCGAGCCGCGATCCGAAAGCCAAGAACTACACCTTCAACTACGATGCGCTGAAGGCTTCCAACGACGATGTGCAGATGCGCTCCGACTGGCTGTTCCCGATCTGCAGCGGCAACGAGCGACTGAAGGGCGAGGACGGCAAGAAGGTGCATCCCACCCAGAAGCCGGAAGCCCTGCTGGCGCGCATCATCATGGCGTCCACCAAGCCGGGTGACATCGTGCTCGACCCGTTCTTCGGTTCCGGCACCACGGGTGCCGTTGCAAAACGTCTCGGCCGCCACTTCGTCGGCATCGAGCGCGAGCAGGATTATATCGACGCGGCATCCGCCCGCATCGCCGCCGTCGAGCCGCTCGGCAAGGCGGAACTGACCGTCATGACCGGCAAGAAGGCCGAGCCGCGCGTTGCCTTCAACACGCTGGTGGAAAGCGGCCTTGTGCGCCCGGGCCAGGTGCTGACGGATGTGCGACGCCGTTATAGCGCCATTATTCGTGCCGATGGTACTCTGGCATCCGGCGGGACCGCCGGCTCCATTCACCGCCTCGGCGCGAAGGTGCAGGGTCTCGACGCATGCAACGGATGGACGTTCTGGCATTTCGAGGACGGCGACGAACTGAAGCCGATCGATGATCTCAGAACCATCATTCGCAGTGAAATGGCAAAGGCCGAATAG